attcacacaggaatcatgcatctcatacttcatctttcaatgtccttagtacgtggcccacacagagcaactgcgtacatgtcagtacgtggcccacacaggcacctacgtacttcttatctacacgtggcccacacaggtaccactaaccatacagggtacataacatggcccacacaagcgccattatccacacaggatataacgtggcccacacaggcaccactacccacatagggtatataacatggctcacacagacgtcattatccacacaggatataacgtagcccacacatgcaccactacccacacagggtatataacatggcccacacaggccccattattcaccagtatccaatccccatgacttacccgtcatacatcaatagaacaagctcctcgacctgccaatgtcctaccccatataaatgacaatatgacaagctcctcaacctgccaacgtcatatcatgatttacatttaggcaatataacaacctcctcatgccaacgttatattgagatgcatacgaataaccacaccagttagttcacacagaagcataaaatcatttccacacaggaatccaacagattaaTTTATTTTCCACACAGTATCCCCacaaatcaatacatttccacataggagtcaaacataacaactcattcatcttgccataatcatttcaaacacccccacatgaaaacccaaataccacagtaattcatattcaatttattaggaaaaattactcccatgtcacacgaatttcatatcataaacaattatcccaaatataaccttaaaccaaataatcattttttttccaataatcagactattctgaaaatcatatagataaataataaatttcgtatgctcgtaaataattggttcgctttaataaaatactgatataattttattcccctttaccagattccctgaattacgcttgcggggctcccaaacttatacccgcgatgctcacccgaaccctgattcaatcaaatcaaccccaataaaatattattttaacatttcttaatttataataattaaataataattaatttctaaataacacatttatcccaattttggactatttctacaataaccccacgagaatttcactccgtttgacttgtagagaatcatccctagattctcgtggtggtgtccgatcgtctatttggcttaaaatttatgAAGAATTGAGATAataatgagaatttggcttaccccacgagatatgctcacgttactcctacgacaaatctacttcggtagatatgtcggtggcgaagaatggagttcggtggtatcttcggatttccaattgggcgagaatcagCCGTAAAATCATAAAAGAAGAGGAGTAGAGAGCGtgaaagaatatatatttttttttcctctttctttctctttccttctatTCAAAGCGCGtgaatctgttttttttttttctttccttcttctcttcctATTTCTCGGAAGACTTAACCTTTaagtttccttttcttttttttcttttttttttttctttcctttatcctttctttaaccttatcatatacttatatatatatgtatatacttattcatattacttacatatatacttttatatatatatatataattaaatatatacatatatatatatatccacaatcctcatattcttaatttaattaattttcttaaaaataaataattaattaataataataattttttgaattaataattttttattatttatttatttttattttttttggtcgttacattctcccctccttaaaagaatttcgtcctcgaaattcgctaatcaATCCTTTTTACAAAATTCTAAAATCCCCGATAATCTCGGGCCATGTGGCCATATTTGCCGCACCGATAGCACTTAATGTTCCTGGctaggcattctccccaatgcctcaacTTACAACGAGCACAATAGGGAGGTGACGAATCACTGTGACGTCCCTGATTACCTCTATCAGATCTTTGTTCCCCAACATATTTGTACCTCTTCCACGCCCTGTCTGGCATCATCAGAAAAACtgggaggcataggcctcttcctctgctctATCATCTCTGCACTCCTCTACAGACTCAATTCTGCCacggtggctctatccaccagttCTGAAAAGTTTTGTACCTTCAAAACTTCCACTTGCTTGTGAATTCTTGGTTTCAATCCCCTCTCAAACCATCTCGCCTTCTGGAACTCATATGGAACCATAAAAGGTGCAAAAAGAGAGAGCTCCATGAACTTCGCAGCGTATTGCTGCACAGTAAGTTGCCCCTGATTCAGGTGAAAGAATTCCTCTGCCTTCGCAGCCCTGGTGGTAGCATGGAAATATCGATCATAGAAAAGTTCCTTAAATCGACTCCAAGTCATATTTGTGGGTACTGCCCGCTGTTCCTCTAACAGCTTTACTGCTTGCCACCAGCGCTCGGCCTCCCCTGTTAGCTTAAAGGTAGCGAAGAGAACCTTCTGTGCCTCAGTGCAAGATAACACTGCCAACATTTTATCCATCTCTTGCACCCAGCTCTCTGCTACGAGTGGGTCAACACTGCCCGCAAATGCAGAAGGTTTCAAGCGAGTAAATTGGTCAATCGAACAACCCTAGTTCACAGGTGGGCAGTTCTGTCCTTCAGAGTCTCGCCTAATTTCTTCCCGAACCTACCAAGCTAAACCCCACAGTAGAGTGGAGGTATTGATCTCTTGCACACTAGTGGCTCCTACATCATTCTCCTCTCTAGCATCAACGTcctttcccctagaatccatcctgTAGACAGGACAGAAGCGAATTTAGAACCTTCATATCACATTAGATACAGTTATAGAACAACGAATTAGTTTGACATTTAAATCCTtaattaaaacatcaaacaaccagcttatccccaaatcaacctaaATTCAAaagttctaattctgagttcTAGTCTCTCTGCTAaaaaacatcaccgtcaatggatttaccgtggttttctgaaactggcctgattcagaaactcacagaagtccatcaagggatttctgcctctaagctatgaaacaaaactcaaaatctcctatcaacatcataatctacccattcctattcttatccttattcgtacctatactctggtattaatcaatcataaagtctgcagaatctataacctaatgctttgataccacaatgtgacgcccggacccgccaagtggggcccgagtgccacgtgttccaatcacctgtatttgataccataattaacatacacgcagcggcacatgaataaataacctcaaataaataccagagttctatataacaaccaaaaaccaacactacaacatccaaatatctatatccacaaccagcatttaaaacgtaattccgtacaaatatatctatacatatatcaatatctcacaataccccaaaaagaaactaccacaaacagtcccagcctaggccttcaaacccggtctccagaagaacttgaaaaattattaatccactagggtaagacacttctcagtaagggtggaataaattataacagtgtgtgacaaatgagttttaatatttatatctcaaaataaactgcttctcatataacatcaataacaactgagaaaatgtaccattaataacattcccgacatccaatatcacacacacattcaatatgcacaagtacataatttttatgcaagcgaaagtccccaaggatagggaagattacccgcccatacaagtagcttccctctgctctggtactaaaaactacctaccagagcactcaccttactcagtaagcccttaggtgaagtattacctcgccgccagtacacacatctttattattttaaaggcgaaggtttccgaggatcaggatgtctacccgcccatacaagtagcatccctttgcactgataccaagaaactacctagcagagcacttgcctttctcagcaagcctccggtggtatgtttacctcgccgcatgcacacccatgcattcacaatatgctatgccattatttttatgctataattaaattcacatgcgcacaacacatccacacaggaatcatgcatctcatacttcatcttccaatgtccttagtacgtggcccacacagagcaactgcgtacatgtcagtacgtggcccacacaggcacctacgtacttcttatctacacgtggcccacacaggtaccactaaccatacagggtacataacatggcccacacaagcgccattatccacacaggatataacgtggcccacacaggcaccactacccacacagggtatataacatggctcacacagacgccattatccacacaggatataacgtggcccacacatgcaccactacccacacaaggtatataacatggcccacacaggccccattattcaccagtatccaatccccatgacctacccgtcatacatcaatagaacaagctcctcgacctgccaatgtcctaccccatataaatgacaatatgacaagctcctcaacctgccaacgtcatatcatgatttacatttaggcaatataacaacctcctcatgccaacattatattgagatgcatacgaataaccatatcagttagttcacacagaagCATCAAAtcatttccacataggaatccaGCAGATTagttcatttcccacacagtatccccaCAAATCAATACAtatccacacaggagtcaaacataacaactcattcatcatgtcataatcatttcaaacacccccacatgcaaacccaaataccacagtaattcatattcaatttattaggaaaaattactcccacGTCACACgaatttcatatcataaacaattatcccaaatataaccttcaaccaaataatcattttttttccaggAATCagactattctgaaaatcatatagataaataataaatttcgtatgctcgtaaataattggttcactttaataaaatactgatataattttattcccccttacctgattccctgaattacgcttgcagggctcccaaacttatacccgcgatgctcacccgaaccctgattcaatcaaatcaaccccaataaaatattattttaacatttcctaatttataataattaaataataattaatttctaaataacacatttatcctaattttggactatttctataataaccccacgagaatttcactccgctagacttgtagagaataatccttagattctcgtggtggtgtccgatcgtccatttggcttaaaatttaagaagaattgagataagaatgagaatttggcttaccccatgagatatgcccacgttactcctacgacaaatctactttggtagatatgtcggtggcgaagaatggagtttggtggtatcttcggatttccaATTTGGCGAGAATCGGCCGTGAAATCGTAGAAAAAAAGGAATAGAGAGcgtgagagaatatatatatatttttttcctctttctttctttttccttctgtTCAGAGCGCGtgaatctgttttttttttttctttccttcttctcttcctATTTCTCCGAAGACTTAACCTttaagtttcctttttttttttttttttctttcctttatcctttctttaaccttatcatatacttatatatatatatatacttatatatacttatacatattacttacatatatacttatatatatatataattaaatatacatacatacatacatatatatatatatatatatatatatccacaatcctcatattcttaatttaattaattttcttaataataattaattaattaataataataattttttgaattaataattttttattatttatttatttttatttttatttttttaggtcgttacacaAAGTATCTCACCTATGCATTAAGTATGTAAGCAAGATTTATCACTTTGTATGCACGGATCATAAGGATAACATAGAAGCCACGAGGACTTAAAATTCACCATCACTTGGAACATGACATGGCTATATGAAGTGtaaaaggaatgaagacaaatCTTTCAAATTGTAATTGCATTcaatttatttgggtctgtaatatcaATATGgactgtaataatgcatctgcatgcatgatagggttttaATACTCGATGGACCATAAATTGACTCATAGGAACCAATACCTTTAAGATAAAATGTCACAGCTTACTCACACAGGGTTGAAAAAGCTCAAAGGCCAAAATGGATTTAACAAGTCAACCAATGCCAGATTTTTAGACTTAATTAaaagtccagtcgaccgaacataccATAGGCCAAAAAGTCAATGTTTGATTaagtctcggtcgaccaaccaatcTGCGTTATAAatgcttcggttgaccgaacaggTAGAAATCAAATATTTgacttggctcggtcgaccgacccatttttgaactgagcttcctcagttgaccgaactttaAAAGTACCTTTTTTCACCttccctgatcgaccgaaccttgttgaccttattagtcatatcccgttttgataatgataaatatctTTGTATTTAACCTATgtcctgagtttgtgtgcaggatcattcTACAcatgaaatggaaaagaatcaTATCACTTGGTGGCGTATGGTGACTCTGAGGAAATGCAGACTAAACTGTTTACATTTctattttatgtttaaattaatttaggtctataataatcaaagggttgtaataattaatgcactgcaagcatggtaggactataagctcaatgaccttagatcgatcctaggtccctacacatcacttgcacaaatcccTTCTATCTTACAAAGCATACCATGTGTATCAGGGGTAAACTCTAGTAAGAATCTGGAcccaaaataaaatttgaaagggtctcggtcgaccgaacccaactGTGTATATTCAGCTCAATCGACCGAACTATTCgagggtcaacagtttgacccaaggtttagtcgaccaaacgTTTTTTAATATAtcttccacagtcgaccaaactggCACGTGGCTAACCCCCAaaggtttagacgactgaatgttcagttcatttatgattgagtcgaccgaacctcgaacattttcaaaatcgccttaattcaGCCGACtatatctgtagttcaaaagtgcctcagttgaccgaacttatcAATATAGCCAACCGAACTTAAAATACAATCAACTGAAACTCTCAGCTTACTATATTTTTTAACTATAGTAATtgaggttaattaagggtaaattggattaaaagcttattaaacaaatttaataatttcctCTATATCCCAACGGTCAATTTTTTGAtagaggctatatatataccctcatttgcaaagattaaggattgattagcaccttgattaagaaattttctctctaaaattctttgaACTACACATTCTTACACAAACCTATATACCTCACCTTTTACTCATTCcattgcaaaatcatattgagtgaaaatattttgagattacctacacttccattgcaagcttatactctcttgtttgtaattgtttgttgatttttaaagatagttaagcccaaaagtttttccccattgatttaatccataaatttattttgtaaggaaacttttataagtttgtgagtctttgcatttttattacaagactcttaagcttgtcttgtattttctttgaagaaaatattttttgacaagcttgtgttcCAAATATCTCTGGTGCTTGAGTTTTTGGAAAtctgtttgagatatttgattatacttttgaaatctttgaaatcctatttgtggttgatatatttatatatattgttttaaagATATTATCATAGCACACTCTTACACTCTGATTGCCACGCTGAGATTATATTGAGAGTTATAGTATTGTCTTCAGTGAGCTTATAGATCTTATGTATCATTctgaagtgcattagttataTTAGTACAAATCTGCTTAGAGGCACGTATTTTCATAcacgaaatttgtattgattatttgttatattccaagcgtggcctgaaggTGTGATAATCTAGCACGGAAAGATTGTacgtaaaggttgaagtcagctcTAGTAATTTGACCCGATTGTAATcgatgtcactccacccgttaagtgagtcgtagtagaatcctcgggcttgcaagccgaggcgaggatgtaggcatatttgccgaacctcgataacatatcaggTGTTGTCTTTTCTTTACTCACTTTTCTCTACTATGCATGCTTGGTTGACTCACTTGTGCAAATTTAATTCAATTGTGCAAATTTTATATATTCCTTGGCAAATGAAAAATgctttaggagagagagagagagagagagagagagagaaactagtTCCGAAAAAGACAATACCGCCTTCTCATGAGAAGACTCAAAGCACGAGCGGGAGGTCACGTGAGGTGCACTGTGATTCCACATGTGAGAGAGAGACAGGGGACCGTTGTCCCACTTAAATAATACAATTAATAACCATAACAAATTCCTTTGTTTTCTGCGTGGGCCCCACACCTTCCATAAGATAAAATTAAAGGTAGACAATGGCTCGCATGAGACATAAccaaaagaaacaaaacaaaaaattctATTCCAAAGTATAAATTTTGGAATTTACATAGGAATATTTGTAAATTTcgataaaatataacataaagttatattatatttttaaaatttatatacattTAAATTTAAGTcttaatgtttatattttaaatttatataaatttaaaagtttaaattacattcgaaaatatgaattttaaatcttaaatttagatttgataaatttcaatataatttaaattaaatcttgtttaaatttaatataaatttaaatctaaaatctCTCTAGAGTtacttttctatataaatatttaaacataaaatatttcttttatctttttcttaTGTGTAGGAGGCCTATGCGCTTGGACTATTCATTTTCACTTATCTCAATATTACAATCTAAAGTTTGTGATAGAAGACGTTGTTTATGGTGTGTGgttcttatactttggatttcataaataaaaaataaaaataaaaataaaaacataaaggggcagcacagcagggactcgtcgtcaagtgccctgtgctcgtcaacgagtagaTCCCGAGAGTGGAAAAATTTCTTAGattctgagataccgagagcagaaagtaggctcatcgacgaataccttgttctcgttgacgagtggccTTCTAtggatcgtcgacgaatctcctgtacTCGTCAACGCCTAGACTACGagcagtttttttattttttatttttaattttgaatttgaacattgtgGTGGTTTGGTaatcggagggaaacctctgagggactgttatatatgtcattttgggcTTCTATTAACAAAAAGAGTGAttatttgagaagtgtattgtgtacttcgtgatttccttagtgaaatttttatgtcattgcttccgtggatgtaggctttgccgaaccacgtaaatcttgttattGTTCTTATTGTTTAACATTTTCttgttgtgtttcatttactcgTTGTATTTAGTCCGCTGTGCATCTTAATTATTCAATTCATATCACAACAAATTAGTATCAGAGTGATTGTTGTTATAACATCAGGATCgtcttttgcaagatttgacatcgtcaaatttgatggaaccgagaaCTTTGGTTTATGATAAAGGAGAGTGAAAGACGTTCTTGTGTAACAAGGAATGGGAAAGTCATTATTTGGTGTTCAACATGATgaaatggatgaggcaacatgacGAGATTTGCAAGCAAATACTGCTTCTACAATATGCTTATGTTTGGTCAACAAAGTACTCTAtcaggtgatggaggaggattctccagtggttatatggcgaaagttagagagtcggtacatgtccaaatctcttaataataaactttttcttaagcaacgtttatATTGGcctaagatggttgaaggatcaaacttagatcaacatattaatgtcttcaatcaaattattagtgatttaatgagagttgatgttaagtacttgatgaggatgacaaaggtttgatgttgttaaactctttgccctcgactcatacctatggaaatcttgtgaccactcttacatggggaaaagaaactcttgatcttgaagaggtaataagtgttttactaaattttcatTAAAGATTAAAAATaggtgatgaaggagaaggacttgtggtcaAGGGTAATAACAAGCGAAGCaagggaaaatccaaacatggatcaagtcaaaaatctcgaaatcaatccaagaaaaagaaagaaatccgacgttataaatgtggtaaaaaagggcatgtgaaaccagagtgtccgaattggaagaagggaaattctgaAAAATATGAAG
This region of Malania oleifera isolate guangnan ecotype guangnan chromosome 10, ASM2987363v1, whole genome shotgun sequence genomic DNA includes:
- the LOC131166666 gene encoding uncharacterized protein LOC131166666 encodes the protein MDSRGKDVDAREENDVGATSVQEINTSTLLWGLACVDPLVAESWVQEMDKMLAVLSCTEAQKVLFATFKLTGEAERWWQAVKLLEEQRAVPTNMTWSRFKELFYDRYFHATTRAAKAEEFFHLNQGQLTVQQYAAKFMELSLFAPFMVPYEFQKARWFERGLKPRIHKQVEVLKVQNFSELVDRATVAELSL